TTGATACCATAGACCACAAAATACTTATATCTCTAGTAAAAAGGAGAATAAGTGACCGAAACGTACTGAAATTGCTCAAGAGATGGTTAAAAGTCGGTGTCATAGAAGATGGACAACATACGCCATCAGACATCGGTTCTCCGCAAGGGGGAGTCATCAGTCCTTTACTAGCTAACATATACCTACACGTACTTGACGCATATTGGAAAGAAAACTGCGAAAAGATAGGGGAAATTTTTAGGTATGCCGACGATGCAGTCATCATCTGCAGAACAGAAAGACAAGCCATAAAAGCCCTACAAATAGTAGAGCAGATAGCAAGTAGACTGAAATTAACCCTTCATCCAGACAAAACAAAAATAGTAAACATGAATCATGAAGGATTTGATTTTCTAGGCTATCACTTCCACAAAATGCACTCAAGACGTACAGGAAAACTAGTACCCTTTGCATGGCCATCAACAAAAGCAATGAACAAAGTAAGAAGCACAATACGGGACATAACGAGTAGAAACAACCTAAGAAAAACAATGCAAGAAATAGTAGATGAACTCAACCCAGTAATAAGAGGTTGGCGAAACTATTTCAGCATTGGTAATTCAACTAAGAAGTTTCAAGATTTAGACCGTTATACTAGAAAGCGACTAATAGAATTACTACGAATCCGACTAAGGAAAACCCGTAAACGTAAACGAGAAACATGTAAACATTGGCTTGATAAAGTGACGCTAGAATACTTCTATCCGAAAGGAATATACGGTATATAAACTTTGAAAGCTGTAGAAGAAGGTTGTCGGAAAGCCGTATGAGGGAGAACCTCACGTACGGTTTGAAGTGGC
This is a stretch of genomic DNA from Desulfuribacillus alkaliarsenatis. It encodes these proteins:
- the ltrA gene encoding group II intron reverse transcriptase/maturase, with translation MPQKGQQHSIEKSQILQRKLYLAAKKNRNRRFHALYDRICRPDILWRAWIEVKKNKGSAGVDGITIDQVANGNVQKCLQEIQQELQQGTYKPQPVLRVYIPKADGTKRPLGIPTVKDRIIQQACKIIIEPIYEANFLETSFGFRPKKSATQAIKAIKETLVRGWWVVDLDISKYFDTIDHKILISLVKRRISDRNVLKLLKRWLKVGVIEDGQHTPSDIGSPQGGVISPLLANIYLHVLDAYWKENCEKIGEIFRYADDAVIICRTERQAIKALQIVEQIASRLKLTLHPDKTKIVNMNHEGFDFLGYHFHKMHSRRTGKLVPFAWPSTKAMNKVRSTIRDITSRNNLRKTMQEIVDELNPVIRGWRNYFSIGNSTKKFQDLDRYTRKRLIELLRIRLRKTRKRKRETCKHWLDKVTLEYFYPKGIYGI